A part of Xenopus tropicalis strain Nigerian chromosome 4, UCB_Xtro_10.0, whole genome shotgun sequence genomic DNA contains:
- the LOC100488874 gene encoding uncharacterized protein LOC100488874 isoform X2, with protein MYSIHEILNKVDKVGEAAEKLTDSEMRRDVLLIREKIKMKIERSQLNHDQLAAANELLAFILRKIRDGKMTLSQVKHFIKFAQSNKLDRLLDTWDKNLLKMKRNV; from the exons ATGT ATTCCATTCATGAGATCCTGAATAAAGTTGACAAGGTTGGAGAAGCAGCTGAGAAGCTGACAGACTCTGAAATGCGGCGAGATGTTCTACTGATACGAGAAAAGATTAAAATGAAGATTGAGAGGTCACAGTTGAACCATGACCAGCTTGCAGCAGCTAATGAGCTTTTGGCCTTCATCCTGAGAAAAATCAGAGATGGAAAAATGACACTGTCTCAGGTCAAGCATTTCATAAAATTTGCTCAGAGCAACAAACTAGATAGACTTCTAGACACATGGGACAAGAACCTTCTGAAGATGAAACGCAATGTGTGA
- the LOC100488874 gene encoding uncharacterized protein LOC100488874 isoform X1: protein MDRMQAVVGLALLWAALALAGEKNSIHEILNKVDKVGEAAEKLTDSEMRRDVLLIREKIKMKIERSQLNHDQLAAANELLAFILRKIRDGKMTLSQVKHFIKFAQSNKLDRLLDTWDKNLLKMKRNV from the exons ATGGACAGAATGCAGGCAGTTGTGGGCCTTGCCTTGCTGTGGGCTGCTTTGGCTTTAGCTGGAGAAAAAA ATTCCATTCATGAGATCCTGAATAAAGTTGACAAGGTTGGAGAAGCAGCTGAGAAGCTGACAGACTCTGAAATGCGGCGAGATGTTCTACTGATACGAGAAAAGATTAAAATGAAGATTGAGAGGTCACAGTTGAACCATGACCAGCTTGCAGCAGCTAATGAGCTTTTGGCCTTCATCCTGAGAAAAATCAGAGATGGAAAAATGACACTGTCTCAGGTCAAGCATTTCATAAAATTTGCTCAGAGCAACAAACTAGATAGACTTCTAGACACATGGGACAAGAACCTTCTGAAGATGAAACGCAATGTGTGA